GCGACAGATGCAATCTCTGGGAGCAGTTACACCAAACAGGTATGAACAACAGGAAAGAATAAAACTCCATTCAGGGTAACAAACCACAGGAATTCATTTTCAATAGTAGTTCACTGATACAGAGAAACTTCTactaatattaaaatgtaaaaacagaagattaatatttaatgttttgtacaaatgttgtCTTTATGTCTCAGAGCAATACATTCTAGTGagcacaaaataaatgaaatgaaacattaaatCTTACAGAATCTGTATGTTGATAATCTGAGTACATTTAAATTTCAGGTTAATGTGTGAACTAGAGGCCCAGAGTTTTAATCTGTGGATGTTCATACAAATCACCTTTCTCCAGCCCCCCCACACATTCCTGATCGGCCAACAGACAACTGGTGATATTTACTTTGATTCATTCATGTAAATAATTGCACCTTCTGCCTTACAGTACAAGACCTTCAACTTTCGCAAAAGTCCAGGGGTCAAATACTCTTTTGTTTTCAATGACATCATGGGCCTTGAGCAAGATTCTGACAGTGGAATCAATGTGAATGACCTCAAACTGGCCCTGAGAGGACACGTGAAAGACGGTTACAAGGTACAACACTGTGGACTTTGACATTAAAGTCTAATTTTAACAAACCaaaaacattgtttgttttatatttatcttaGTTATCAAAATGATTACTGAAATTTGACAACGTgatgtgcacatttcctgtctcATCAAACAAAGTAAATTGTTCTTACAAttctttttcaaatattaaaCTTTTCTATTGGCAAATTGCTGAGTATGGGGCACATGGCAGCCACATGTACATCAGTTAAATCTTGTAAACGAGACAAACAAATGAGGTCAACCacagaaaaagaagaataagTTAAATATTACCTGattatatttgattgatttatagTTCAACCCTGACCAAGTACTGATGAGGGGTGATGATGGCTACAACTCCGATCCCACTTTGGAAGACAAAGTTCACGTTCTGGTGGGTGTTGTTCCTGCGGACGCAGTGTCTAGGTTAAGTGATGAGATGGTGAAGAAGATTAGAAAGGTCAGACTGGCAGCCAGTGAACTGGGTGAGTGCATAACAACTGTTTCTCTGCGAGGATTGATAGTGTCACATTGGATTGTATGAGTCAGAATACCAGGacacaaatgtttgaaataCTGATCAGGTTTCTTTATCGACAGGAATTCCCCAACTGGCTATTATCACCAAAGTTGATGACGCCTGTCCCGAGGTTAAAAAGGACACAAGCAATATCTACAAGAGCAAGTACCTGAAGGAAAAGGTACATTGAGGATTTATTGAACAATGTCATTTTTCATTATATATGTCATGTTTGTTCATCACTGTACGATAACTGATCAACATAAATGTTGTTACTTTGACTTAGGTTGAACAATTTCACCATCTGCTGGGCCTTCCAATAAACTGCATATTCCTTGTGAAGAACTACAATGAGGAAACTGAGTCAAATGACAAAATTAACCCTGCGATAGTGTGCGCACTGAAACAGATGATTTTGTATGGAGACGACTACCTCAACGACCAGTAAACATGAATTCCCCTGAGGCAAAAACACAGTAGGCGATTTGTACAGGAATGAGAGAATATTAAGCCAATTTTTATTGTCTTTGCATGCAGGCAAGCTTTTAGcataaaatgttgaataaaaatgcataCAAATTTGGTCCTAAAGTCTTTATATAATTTCTCTCATTGAGACTTTGCATGATAGCAGGACAATGCTCTGTCATTACGTCGTTAGCTtggtgtgatgtcatcacttgATCTGGTCAACAACTCAGCTGTTGTGATGGTGCCTTCACGTGCTGCAGGAAAGGAGTAATTCAAAAGCTCTCGTGTTTATTGTTGACTCCCAGTATTTAATACATCACCTGCTCTAACAAATTAATTCTGCATTCCTTGCTTGGTCTCtcgttcattttgtttatcttaaaaaaacacGTTAAATTGATTTTGCTTTAAAGGCAAACAGactaatattatatattatgtataattTAATCATTTCTATTCTGCGCTTTACCTCTCTGGGGACACTTTGTATTGTGATATACTGTTATTTGATGATCTTGCAATACATGTTGATTAATACTATTGTTATTTTTGGCTTTGTATCATGTATCATTGAGTTCCTGTTGGTGGGAAGTAATGAAGTACAAATATAAAGAATTAAATCTTTGCTGAAAGACGCAGCTTTACAGATATCCCTTCCTCTACTTAGTTTTCAATCAGTGTGACATCATGCTCTAATAATGTTTCTGTACTGTCCTCAATAAATGTCTTCTTCCGGGACTCTCTCAGTTTTACTCGCATTCTTCCTGCATCAGTCAGGACCAGGCAGCTTCAGAAGA
Above is a genomic segment from Pleuronectes platessa chromosome 16, fPlePla1.1, whole genome shotgun sequence containing:
- the LOC128457965 gene encoding interferon-induced protein 44-like — its product is MSYKRECAEPQAQRKGLKGKHLSSHKGSSYFLLLAMGGGNSTPSQPSPPPPRPVTPPPPLFEEPWRKVSEKYRENLDFVKDFQPENEQVKHLRILLHGPVGAGKSSFINSVDTVLRGRSAGRAATDAISGSSYTKQYKTFNFRKSPGVKYSFVFNDIMGLEQDSDSGINVNDLKLALRGHVKDGYKFNPDQVLMRGDDGYNSDPTLEDKVHVLVGVVPADAVSRLSDEMVKKIRKVRLAASELGIPQLAIITKVDDACPEVKKDTSNIYKSKYLKEKVEQFHHLLGLPINCIFLVKNYNEETESNDKINPAIVCALKQMILYGDDYLNDQ